From Rutidosis leptorrhynchoides isolate AG116_Rl617_1_P2 chromosome 3, CSIRO_AGI_Rlap_v1, whole genome shotgun sequence, a single genomic window includes:
- the LOC139899400 gene encoding alkylated DNA repair protein ALKBH8 homolog isoform X1, with translation MEEYKTLIHEAFGDSSEDSDNDDRKQPLKCSNQSVFGENPKWEQIDEIKGLSLCRDFLTPDQQSILLSSVIQEGWFSDASHNQAMRFGDLPEWANELSTCMRELVQYSDYDPESFDTSTCEMDKQECIFPSELLNREPLFNQLIVNSYQPGEGICAHVDLMRFEDGIALVSLESSCVMHFSRAQNGSGTDEKQTESKIPVYLTPGSLLLIWGEARYKWKHEINRKPGFQKWDGLEIDQKRRTSITLRKLCNTE, from the exons ATGGAAGAATACAAGACGCTAATTCACGAAGCATTTGGAGATTCATCGGAAGATAGTGACAACGATGACCGTAAACAGCCGCTCAAATGCTCAAATCAATCAGTATTTGGTGAAAACCCTAAATGGGAGCAAATTGATGAAATCAAGGGTTTAAGCTTATGTAGAGACTTTTTAACACCTGATCAACAATCAATTTTGCTATCATCAGTCATTCAAG AAGGATGGTtcagtgatgcctctcacaaccaG GCAATGAGGTTTGGTGATCTTCCGGAATGGGCAAATGAGCTTTCGACATGTATGCGGGAACTTGTTCAGTATAGTGATTATGATCCTGAATCGTTTGACACAAGTACTTGTGAAATGGATAAACAAGAATGCATATTTCCATCAGAGCTACTGAACAGAGAGCCCCTTTTTAATCAGCTCATCGTTAACTCATACCAGCCAGGTGAG GGAATTTGTGCACATGTTGACCTAATGCGGTTTGAAGATGGAATAGCTCTAGTCTCCCTTGAATCATCTTGTGTGATGCATTTCAGCCGTGCTCAAAATGGTTCAGGAACCGATGAAAAACAGACAGAGTCCAAGATTCCTGTATACTTGACACCTGGATCTCTACTCTTAATATGGGGTGAAGCCCGGTACAAATGGAAGCACGAGATCAACCGAAAACCCGGTTTCCAAAAATGGGATGGCCTAGAAATTGATCAGAAACGAAGAACCTCTATTACATTACGAAAGCTCTGCAACACCGAATAA
- the LOC139899400 gene encoding alkylated DNA repair protein ALKBH8 homolog isoform X2, producing MEEYKTLIHEAFGDSSEDSDNDDRKQPLKCSNQSVFGENPKWEQIDEIKGLSLCRDFLTPDQQSILLSSVIQGWFSDASHNQAMRFGDLPEWANELSTCMRELVQYSDYDPESFDTSTCEMDKQECIFPSELLNREPLFNQLIVNSYQPGEGICAHVDLMRFEDGIALVSLESSCVMHFSRAQNGSGTDEKQTESKIPVYLTPGSLLLIWGEARYKWKHEINRKPGFQKWDGLEIDQKRRTSITLRKLCNTE from the exons ATGGAAGAATACAAGACGCTAATTCACGAAGCATTTGGAGATTCATCGGAAGATAGTGACAACGATGACCGTAAACAGCCGCTCAAATGCTCAAATCAATCAGTATTTGGTGAAAACCCTAAATGGGAGCAAATTGATGAAATCAAGGGTTTAAGCTTATGTAGAGACTTTTTAACACCTGATCAACAATCAATTTTGCTATCATCAGTCATTCAAG GATGGTtcagtgatgcctctcacaaccaG GCAATGAGGTTTGGTGATCTTCCGGAATGGGCAAATGAGCTTTCGACATGTATGCGGGAACTTGTTCAGTATAGTGATTATGATCCTGAATCGTTTGACACAAGTACTTGTGAAATGGATAAACAAGAATGCATATTTCCATCAGAGCTACTGAACAGAGAGCCCCTTTTTAATCAGCTCATCGTTAACTCATACCAGCCAGGTGAG GGAATTTGTGCACATGTTGACCTAATGCGGTTTGAAGATGGAATAGCTCTAGTCTCCCTTGAATCATCTTGTGTGATGCATTTCAGCCGTGCTCAAAATGGTTCAGGAACCGATGAAAAACAGACAGAGTCCAAGATTCCTGTATACTTGACACCTGGATCTCTACTCTTAATATGGGGTGAAGCCCGGTACAAATGGAAGCACGAGATCAACCGAAAACCCGGTTTCCAAAAATGGGATGGCCTAGAAATTGATCAGAAACGAAGAACCTCTATTACATTACGAAAGCTCTGCAACACCGAATAA
- the LOC139902643 gene encoding uncharacterized protein, with protein MAGSNNDINILNQSPIFDKLKNGTFSSAPFEVNGHEYGYYLADGIYPDWATLVKGYSCPTEEPTIKFIRFQASARKDIERAFGVLQDTKWEERFTTEEMENGMERIRNRGRDRDIIAREVRDRDMHNQLAEDLVEHIWNLPPTFRNAN; from the exons ATGGCGGGTTCCAACAATGATATTAACATTTTAAACCAATCACCTATATTTGATAAACTTAAGAACGGAACATTTTCATCCGCACCATTTGAGGTAAATGGGCATGAATATGGATATTACCTTGCGGATGGTATATATCCCGATTGGGCAACTTTAGTTAAAGGATATTCATGTCCTACTGAAGAACCAACAATCAAGTTTATTAGATTTCAAGCTAGTGCCCGAAAGGATATAGAGAGGGCATTTGGGGTTCTTCAAG ATACTAAATGGGAAGAAAGATTCACTACCGAAGAAATGGAAAATGGTATGGAACGTATACGGAACAGAGGACGGGATCGAGACATCATCGCAAGAGAAGTAAGGGATCGAGATATGCACAACCAACTTGCCGAGGATTTAGTCGAGCATATTTGGAACCTTCCACCCACTTTTCGCAATGCAAATTAG
- the LOC139902644 gene encoding uncharacterized protein: MPEYFSYFSQRVDGIGRPTFTTLQKCMSAIRQLAYGNAPDMWDEYLQMSEQTSILCLDYFCMCVITLYKREYMRSPNEHDVARLYSAHEERHGFRGMLGSIDCMHWEWRNCHVALKGQYTRGDHKKPTLMLEAVALYDL, from the coding sequence ATGCCAGAATATTTTAGTTACTTTTCTCAACGAGTTGATGGTATCGGTAGGCCTACATTTACTACTTTACAAAAATGTATGTCGGCTATACGCCAATTGGCGTATGGCAACGCTCCCGATATGTGGGATGAATATTTGCAAATGAGTGAGCAAACATCAATACTATGTCTAGATTACTTTTGTATGTGTGTTATTACTTTGTACAAAAGGGAATACATGCGATCTCCGAATGAACACGATGTTGCTAGATTATATAGTGCACACGAAGAGAGACATGGTTTTAGGGGTATGCTCGGGAGTATAGATTGTATGCACTGGGAGTGGAGGAATTGTCATGTTGCTTTAAAAGGACAATACACTCGGGGTGATCACAAGAAACCGACCCTTATGCTTGAAGCAGTTGCTTTATATGACTTGTGA
- the LOC139899400 gene encoding uncharacterized protein isoform X3, translating to MEEYKTLIHEAFGDSSEDSDNDDRKQPLKCSNQSVFGENPKWEQIDEIKGLSLCRDFLTPDQQSILLSSVIQEGWFSDASHNQAMRFGDLPEWANELSTCMRELVQYSDYDPESFDTSTCEMDKQECIFPSELLNREPLFNQLIVNSYQPGNLCTC from the exons ATGGAAGAATACAAGACGCTAATTCACGAAGCATTTGGAGATTCATCGGAAGATAGTGACAACGATGACCGTAAACAGCCGCTCAAATGCTCAAATCAATCAGTATTTGGTGAAAACCCTAAATGGGAGCAAATTGATGAAATCAAGGGTTTAAGCTTATGTAGAGACTTTTTAACACCTGATCAACAATCAATTTTGCTATCATCAGTCATTCAAG AAGGATGGTtcagtgatgcctctcacaaccaG GCAATGAGGTTTGGTGATCTTCCGGAATGGGCAAATGAGCTTTCGACATGTATGCGGGAACTTGTTCAGTATAGTGATTATGATCCTGAATCGTTTGACACAAGTACTTGTGAAATGGATAAACAAGAATGCATATTTCCATCAGAGCTACTGAACAGAGAGCCCCTTTTTAATCAGCTCATCGTTAACTCATACCAGCCAG GGAATTTGTGCACATGTTGA